GAACTTATCATGCTGGGGGGAAACAAGTAATATTAAGAAAAGATATAATAAAAATTAATAGAGATGAAGAGTATATAGGTTCTAGAAAAGGAATAAATTTACCTTTAAATTTTAATGGGGAATTAATAGGAGTAATTGGAATTTCTGGTGAAACAAATGAAGTTGAAAAGTATGGTCAAATTATCAAGAGAATGTCAGAAATTTTAATTAAAGAAGCTTGGATTTTGAAAAGAAATGAAGAAGAAAGTGAAAAGGAAAGAATTTTTTTAGAAACCCTTCTTTTTCAAAATAGTTTTCTTTACAATCCGATTATTTTTTCAGAAACTTTAGAAGAAATTGAAAAGAAAAAAAATGGAGTTATAATTGTAGGAAAAATTATAAAAATTTATGATTTAGAATCAATAAAAAAGATATACGATCCAATAAGAATAAAAGTAAAAAAATATAATGGATACTCTATGCTTAATCAGAATACTATTATAATTTTAGATTTTCATAAAGATAGAGAAAAAATTATAGAACTTTTATCTGAATTTAATAAAAAAGAATTTTTAAGTTTTGGGGTAGGAAAAATAAAGGAAAAAATAGGAGAGTTAAAAGATTCGTATAAAGAGGGAGTAGAGGCACTAGAATGGGGAATAAAATCTAAAAATGAAATAACTTTTTATGATGATCTTGATTTAGAGTTAATTATAAAAAATATAACAAAAAATTTGGCTCAAATATATAAAGAAAAAATTTTTAAAAAACTCACTAATAAGGAGATAGAAGAATATAAAATAATTTTTTTATTATATGAGAAGTATAATGGTTCTCTTAATAAAATAGCAAAAGAGCTTTTCATCCATGTTAATACTCTTCAATATAAATTAAATAAACTTTATGAAAAAACAGATTTGAACATGAGAAATTATAATGATTTTACTAAATTAAAAATAGCCTTTATGCTAAAAGTAGAATAATGTTATATATAATAAAAAAAATAGTGAAATAGTTGCTGAAATATGTTATCTATAATATTGTTTTTTTATCTAAAAAACTATAAAATTAATTTACAGTGTACTAAAAATATAAAAAAATAAGTAAAATAGGAGGGAAATTATGATAACAGTATCAGCGTTAGGGGCAGTTGTTGGACTTATTGTGGCAATAGTTTTAATTATAAAGAAAATAAATCCAGCATATTCGTTAATTTTAGGTTCAATAATCGGGGGATTAGTAGGAGGAGCAAGTGTATCTCAAACAGTTTCCTTAATGATATCTGGGGCACAGGGAATGATACCAGCAATATTGAGAATAATAACAGCAGGTGTTTTAGCAGGAGTTTTAATAGAAACTGGAGCTGCAAGTAAAATTGCAGAGACAATTATAGAAAAATTAGGAGAATCGAAAGCTATAGTAGCGATAGTATTATCAACTATGATTCTTACAATGGTTGGAGTATTTATAGATGTATCTGTAATAACAGTAGCACCAATAGCAATGGCAATAGCTAAAAGAACAAACTTATCTAGAACAGGAGTTTTAGTAGCTATGATAGGTGGAGGAAAAGCAGGAAATATAATGTCTCCTAATCCAAATGCTATAGCAGCAGCTGATGCTTTTAAAATTCCATTGACTTCAGTTATGACTGCAGGGATTATTCCAGCAGTATTTGGAATAGTTGTGACTATAATTGTAGCAAAAATTATTTCTAATAGAGGAAGTCAAATTTTAGATAATGATTTAGGAGATAAAAAATTAGAAAAAAGACCTAGTTTTATAGGTGCAATAATAGGACCAATAGTAGCAATATTTATTTTAGCTTTAAGACCTATAGCAGGAATTTCCATTGATCCATTAATAGCTTTACCTGTAGGAGGGGCAATAGGATGCTTAGCTATGGGAAAAATAAAGCATTTCAATGAGTATTGTGTATTTGGTTTAGGGAAAATGATAGGGGTAGCGATATTATTAATAGGAACAGGAACTCTTTCAGGAATAATAGCAAACTCTGCATTAAAAGAAGTATTAACTAATTTTTTATCAACAACTGGGGCTCCTGCTTATTTACTAGCACCATTTTCAGGGATTTTAATGTGTGCAGCTACAGCTTCAACAACTTCTGGAACAGCTGTTGCAAGTCAAGTATTTGGACCAACAATATTAAGTTTAGGTGTACAGCCAATAAATGCAGCAGCAATGATACATTCAGGAGCAACTGTATTAGACCATCTGCCACATGGAAGTTTCTTTCATGCAACAGGAGGAAGTGTGAATATGGATATGAAAGAGAGATTAACGTTAATACCATTTGAATCGTTAATAGGATTGATTTTAACATTTGTATCAACAATAATCTATGGAATGTTATTTTAAAAAGGAGTTAGAAGATGAAGATAGTATTAGCACCAGATTCATTTAAAGAGAGTATGACAGCAAAGGAAACTTGTATAGCAATAGAGAAAGGGTTTAAAAAAGTAATATCTAATTTAGAGTGTATCCATGTACCTATGGCTGATGGAGGAGAGGGTACAACTCAATCATTAGTAGATGCTACAAATGGAAAATTTTATACTGTTGAGGTAATGGGACCATTAGGAGAGAAAAGAGATGCAAGATTTGGAATACTTGGAGATGGAAAAACAGCGATACTTGAGATGGCAGCAGCCAGTGGATTAGAGCTTGTACCAAAAGAAAAAAGAGATGCTACAATAACCACAACTTATGGAACAGGAGAGTTGATAAAGGCAGCTTTAAGTAAAAATGTAGAGACTATTCTTATAGGAATAGGAGGAAGTGCAACTAATGATGGTGGTGCTGGAATGGTACAAGCATTGGGAGGAAAACTTTTAGATAAAGATGGAAATGAAATAGGTTTTGGTGGTGGAGAGCTATCAAAATTAGATAGGATAGATATCTCTAATTTAGATAATAGGTTAAAAGATGTAAAAATAATAGTAGCTTGTGATGTACAAAATCCTCTTACTGGACCAACAGGAGCTTCTCATATTTTTGGAAAACAAAAGGGAGCTAATGAGGAACAAAGAGAGTTACTAGATAAAAATTTAAAACACTATGCAAAGATAATAAGAAGAGATATAGGAAAAGATGTAGAAAATATTCCAGGAGCTGGAGCAGCTGGTGGATTAGGAGCTGGGCTTATGGCATTTTTATCAGCAGAACTAAAAAAAGGTGTAGATATAGTTGTAGAATATAGTAAATTGGAAGAAAAACTTCAAGGAGCAGATTTAATTATTACAGGAGAGGGAAGTATAGATGGTCAGACTAGATTTGGAAAAACTCCATATGGTGTAGCTAAAACGGCTCAAAAATATAATATTCCAGTAATTGCTTTTGCTGGAAATATAGGGAAGGATATAGATGTATTATATGATTATGGATTTACAGCAATACTTCCAATTCTTCCTAGGGTAGAGAGCTTGGAGAATGCCATAGCTAATGGTAAAGAAAATATAGAGTATATGAGTGAAAGCTTAGGAAGAGTAATTAGTATTTATAAAAAATAGAAAAGTATATATAAAATATATTTTACTTGTAATAACATATGTTATATAATAACGAAAAATGGTAGAGGTGCAATTGACAAGAGTAATATCTCAGAGTTTGACAAACTATGAAGAGATATGAAAGGGGAGATTGCCGAAATAAAAATCAAAGTCAAAGGATTTTTATTGGTAACTCAGATAATATCTGTTTTACTGTCATTGATATTTCAATGGAGAGCTATCTAAAACTATTAGTAAAATTATAGAATGTACTTAAGTTTATATTGTAAATTTTAAAATTTATTAAAAAAGTTAAAAGATAGCAAGGAGTAAATAGTAGAAAATATTGAGAGATATTAAAACTATTTTACTTGGAGCTATCTTTTTTTATTAAAAAATTATTAAATAACAGAATGAAAATAGAACAAGTGGAGGAGAAAGATGAGATTTTTTGGAACGATGAAAGATGAGCAGGGAGTATTATCAATAGGGGGAGTAAAGGTTACTGAGTTAGCTCAAAAATATGGGACACCACTTTATATAATGGACCAAGAGCTAATAGAAAGTAATATGAGAAAATATAAAGAAAACTTTAAAAGTGATAAATTTCAAACACAGATAGTCTATGCGTCAAAGGCATTTTTAGCAAAAGCTATGTGTCAATTAGTAGAGAAATATGATATGGATATAGATGCAGTATCAGGAGGAGAGCTATATACAATAAAAGTAAGTGGACTTGATATGAAAAGAGTACATATGCATGGAAATAATAAGACTTTAGAAGAGTTAGAGATGTGTGTAGACTATGGGATAGGGAGTATAATCATAGATAATGAAACAGAGATAGAAAATTTATCATATGTGTGTGCTCAAAAAAATAAAAAAATAAAAGCTATGCTTAGAATAAATATTGGAATAGATGCTCATACTCATGAGTATATAAAAACATCTAAACATTCATCTAAATTTGGAGAATCAATTTTTGATGAGAAATTAGTAGGAATAGTAGAAAAAATTGTAAAAGATAAAAATATAGAGTTTTTAGGATTTCATTGTCATATTGGTTCTCAAATTTTTGATACAAAAGCATTCCATGAAGGAATAGAAACAATGGTAGTAGAAACAAAAAAGATAGCTGATACTTTAGGAATAAAAATTCCAGAGATAAATCTTGGTGGAGGTTTTGGAGTATACTATACAGAAAATGATGTAGAAGTAGATATTGAGAAATTTATGAGAAGTATGATAGAACATATAGAGAAAAGTTTAGATGAGCATAAATTAGAGATAGAGAAGGTATCTATTGAACCAGGAAGAAGTATAGTAGGAAATGCAGGAAGTACTCTTTATACAGTTGGGGGAATAAAACAAACTTATGGTGGAGTAAAATATATGTTTATAGATGGAGGAATGACAGATAATATAAGACCTGCTCTTTATCAAGCTGAATATGAAGCAGTTATAGCTAATAGACTAGATGAAAAAGAGAGGGAAGTGGTAACTGTAGCTGGAAAATGTTGTGAGTCTGGAGATTTAATTATAAAAGGAAAGAGTTTACCAAAGGGAGAAAAGGGAGATTTACTATTAGTTTCTACTACAGGAGCTTATGGTTACTCTATGTCTAGCAACTATAATAAATTAGCAAGACCAGCAGTGGTATTTGTAAAAAATGGAAAAGCCTCTTTAGCTATTAGAAGAGAGAGTTTTGAAGACTTAATAAGAAATGATTTGGCTATAGAGCTATAGTTCTTCAAAAATGAATAGTATTTTTAGTAAAACTCTTGAAAAAAATAGTTTTTTTCTGAAAAAGTATGAACAAAAAAATAAAGAATTTGAGAAATAGGAAAAACAGAGAAATTTTATTACAATATTAGAGGTATTTAAAATAGGTAAAGAGGAGGGAATATGAGATTTTCAAAATTACAAGCTGCAGGGAATGATTTTATCTTAGTCAATGGACTAGAGTATAGAGATTTAGATTTAAGTAGTACAGCGAAAAAAGTTTGTGATAGACATTTTGGAATAGGTGCAGATGGACTTATGACTTGTGAGGAGAGTAAAGTTGCAGATATAAAGATGAATTATTATAACTCTGATGGGTCAAGAGGAGAGATGTGTGGGAATGGAATAAGATGTTTTTCAAAATTTGTCTATGATAATGGAGTAGTGAGAAAAAAGAGTTTTTCAGTAGAAACTGATGCTGGAATAAAATATATAGATCTTACTTTAGAGAGTGAAGAGGTAAAATATATATCAGTGGATATGGGAAGAGCAGATTTTAGAGCCACTTCTGTTCCTTGTACATTAGATAGTGAAATTATTTTAGAAAAAGAGATAGAGGTAGAAGGACAAAAGTTAAAAATTTCATCTGTTTTAATGGGAGTACCTCATACTGTGATTTTAGTAGATGACTATGATAACTATGATATAGATAGATTAGGAAAAGCTATAGAGTATAGTATGGATATTTTTCCAAGAAAGACTAATGTAAATTTTATTCAAGTAGTAGATGATGAAAATATTATTATAAAGACTTGGGAGAGGGGAGCTTCAAGAACATTAGGTTGTGGAACAGGGTGCTGTTCATCTGCTGTTATAGCTCATAAACTTGGAAAAATCAAAGGAAATAGTGTAAAACTTACCACAGAGGGTGGAGAGGTTTTTGTAACTTTTGATAATGAATATAATGTAATAATGAAAGGTAGTGCAGAAACAATTTGCACTGGAGAGTTTTTAAAATAGGAGGAAGAATTGTGAATAAAAAAAGTATCTGGGAGGCTTATAGATTTTCTATAATCTTAATAGGAGCTATAATAATTGGAAGTTTTATAGGGGTTCATTTTGGAGAGAAAGCTAAGGTTTTAAAACCATTAGGAGATTTATTTATAAATGGAATGTTTACAATAGTTGTACCATTAGTCTTTGTAACAATTAGTAGTTCAATATCTAGTATGAGTGATATGACTAGATTAAAAAGTATATTAAAAAACCTTATTTTAGTATTTGTTTCAACAGGTGCAGTAGCTGCAGTTATTATTTTAATAATAGTAAATATTTTTCCACCAGCTCAAGGAGTTAATTTAAGTCTTACAACTGCAGAGGCACTTCAACCATTTCAAACAGGGGATCAAATTGTAAAAGCTATTACAGTTACAGATTTTCCAGAGTTAATATCTAGAAAAAATATGTTACCACTTATACTTTTTTCTATAGTATTTGGACTTTGCGTAAATATGGTAGGAGAGAAGGGAAAAGTAATATCTAATGGATTAGATGCTTTAGCAGAGGTATTTTTAAAAATGATAAATCTATTGATGTACTATGCACCAATAGGATTAGGGGCATATTTTGCTGCTCTTGTTGGAGAGTATGGAAAAGAGTTATTAGGGTCATACACAAGAGCTATGATAATCTACTATCCACTTTGTTTAGTATATTTTGTAGTGATGTTCCCAATATATGGATATATATCTGCTGGAAAAGATGGAGTGAGAGCTATGAAAAATCTAATATCTCCAGCTATTACTTCAATAGCTACTCAAAGTAGTATAGCTACCCTTCCTGTAAACTTAGATGCTGCTAAAAAAATAGGTGTGCCTAAGGATATCAGAGAGATAGTTTTACCAATAGGAGCTACTGCTCATATGGATGGAACAGTTTTTAGTTCTATTTTAAAAATCTCTTTCCTATTTGGAATTTTTAATGTTCCTTTTGAGGGAATTGGAACTTATGCAAGTGCTTTACTTCTTTCTATATTAGGGGGAGTGGTAATGTCAGGTGTTCCTGGTGGAGGACTTATAGGGGAGATGCTAATAGTTACTATGTATGGTTTCCCAGCAGAAGCTTTCCCAATAATTGCTACTATTGGTTATCTTGTAGACCCACCAGCAACTATGATAAATGCTACTGGAGATACAGTTGCTGCTATGCTTGTTACAAGAATAGTTGAAGGAAAAGATTGGATCAAGAGAAACTTAGGATAGTGTAAAGGAAAGTTATCCTTTACATTATCTTTTAATTGTGGTATATTTTTATTTAATAACTAAGTATTCATAAACATAGGGGGGATTTTATGAATTTTATTTTTATATCACCAAACTTTCCAAAAAGTTATTGGAATTTTTGTAGAGGATTAAAAAATAATGGAGTTAACACTCTAGGAATAGGAGATGCTGATTATGACTTTTTAAGTGATGAGTTAAAAGAATCATTAAATGAGTATTATAAAGTGTCTTCTTTAGAAAACTATGATGAAGTGTACAGAGCTTGTGCTTATTTTGCTTTTAAGTATGGAAAAATTGATTGGTTAGAATCAAATAATGAATACTGGTTATTAAGAGATGCACAACTTCGTACAGATTTTAATATTACATCTGGTTTAAAAAATGATAAGATAGCTGGAATAAAATATAAGAGTAAAATGAAAGAGTTTTATGAAAAAGCTGGAGTTAAAACAGCTAGGTACCATATGGTTTCAACTTTTGAAGAGGGGAAAAAATTTACTGATATGGTAGGATTTCCAGTTGTAGTAAAACCTAATAATGGAGTTGGAGCAGCAGCTACTTATAAATTAAGAGATGAAGGAGAGATGAAATTTTTCTATGATAATCTAGGAGAAGAGGAGTATATCATGGAGGAATTTATCAATGGAGAGCTTCTTTCTTATGATGGAATAGCTGGTAGAAATAGGGAGATTATTTTTGAGACAGCTCATGCATATCCAGTACCAATAATGGAGATAGTAAATAATGGAATGGATGTTATGTATTATTCTTTTAGAGAGATTCCAGAGGATTTAAAAGAAGCAGGAAGAAGAGTAGTACAAACTTTTGATACTAATAGTAGATTTTTCCATTGTGAATTTTTTAGATTGTTAGAAGATAAACCAGGATTAGGAAATAAAGGGGATATTATAGGATTAGAGGTAAATATGCGTCCACCTGGAGGATATACACCAGATATGATGAACTTTGCAAATGATATAGATGTATATCAAATTTGGGCAAATATGATAACTTATAATAAAGGATTCTATAATAAAGATTCTAGACCATATTGTTGTGTTTATGCAGCAAGAAGAGATGGATATAGATATGTTCATAGCATAGATACAGTATTAAATAGATATAAATATAATATTGTAATGAAAGAGAGAATGCCTGAAGTTTTATCTGGAGCTATGGGAAATGATATGTTAACAGCTAGATTTCCAGAGCAAGAGCAAGCTATGGAATTTATTGATTTTTACTTAAAAAAGATGTAACTAGGGGGAGTTTTATGCATGTAAATCATTATAAACAGTACAGCCATAATTTAGGAAGAGAGATGGAATTTTTAGTATATGGACATAGTGGAAGACCAATTGTTGTTTTTCCAGCTCAAGATGGAAGATTCTATGATTTCTATAATTTTGGAATGGTAGATGCAGCTGCTGACTATATAAATCAAGGGAAGATTATGCTATTTTGTGTAGATAGTATAGATGGAGAATCTTGGTCTAGGCTTGGAGAGAATTATGAAGCTAGAATAGAGCAACATAATAGATGGTTTAAATATATAGTAGATGAAGCTATACCTAAATTTAAGCAGATATATGGAGATAGAACAGGAAATTACAACTGTAAATTTATGACAACAGGTTGTAGTATGGGGGCTTATCATGCTTTGAACTTTTTCTTACGTTGTCCAGATATTTTTGATGGAGTAATAGCTTTAAGTGGATTATATCATGCAGGATATTTCTTCCCAAATTACAACAATGGAATGATTTATGAAAACTCTCCAAATGATTATATGAGAAATATGTCTTGGAACCATGAATTTTTAGGAAAATATAGAAATTCAGATATTATCCTATGTTGTGGACTAGGTAGATGGGAAGAGGAGTGTATAAAAGATACTGGAGATTTAAAAAAGGAATTTGACAGATTACAAGTTCCTGTTTGGATAGATTTCTGGGGTTATGATGTAGATCATGACTGGCCTTGGTGGAAAGTGCAATTCCCTTATTTTTTACAATATGTTGTATAGGAGTTAAATATGATACTAAAAGAAAATATATATATTGAATCTTTTAAATTACATAGAACACTACATATATACCTTCCAGATGATATACAACCAGATGAAAGATTTCCAGTTATATATATGTTTGATGGACACAATCTATTTAATGATTCAGATGCTACATATGGAAAATCATGGGGAATAAAGGATGCTCTTGATACTCATAATCAAAGAATTATAGTGGTAGGATTAGAGTGTAATCATGAAGGAAATATGAGACTTTGTGAATTTTCTCCATACTCTTTTAAAGACAAATTTTTTGGAGAAGTTACAGGACTAGGTAAAACTACTATAGAGTGGATATGTGAAACTTTAAAACCATATATAGATGAAAAATTTCCAACTAAACCTGAAAGAGAGTATACAGCAATAGGTGGAAGTTCAATGGGAGGTTTAATGTCAGTATATGGTCTTGCAGCTAGGTCGGATATATTTTCAATGGGAATATGTGTATCTCCTTTTTATGAGCATGTTTTTAAAAAATTAGTAGATGATATTTCTAAATTTAAAATTCATAAAAAGACAAAAGCTTATATTAGCTGGGGGAGATATGAGTTTCACACTAAAAAACAACTAGCAGTTGGAACAGAAAAAAATATGATAGTAACCAGAATTTTTTCGCAAAAGGGAGTTACTGTATATCCTCATATGATGGTAGAGGGAGCTCATAATGAGGAGTCATGGGAGAAAGAAACTTTTGCTTGGTTATATGAGTTAGGATTATATAAGAAACATAGATAGAGAAAAAAGAGAGAATGACTATTTTAAGATAGTGTTCTCTCTTTTCTTTTTAATTTGAAGATATCTAAGTAGTTATAGAAAAATTTATTATATAAATCTTTTAATTATAAAAAATATTACAGGAATAAGTATAGCAGGAAGAATATCAAGAGTTTTGATATTTTTTATTTTTAATATCCCAAGTCCAGTAGCTGTAATTAAAAATCCTCCCACAATACAAAGCTCAACTATTAAGTCTTCACTAAAAAAATCTAAACATACATATCTTGTTAAAACATAGATACTTCCCTGCCAGCAAAATAGAATAAGAGCCACAACTATAATTCCTATTCCGTAGGTAGAAGAGAATATAATTGAAGTTACAAAATCTAGTGAGGCATTTGTAAATAAAAAAGTATAATCATTTTTTAATGCTGCCATTACAGATCCTACTATTGATAATGACCCTATACAAAAGAGTAAAGCAGCAGTAACAATCCCTTCTCCTAAATTTCCTTTAGTATATTTTTTCATTATATTTTGAAGTTTTGTATCTAAATCAAGCTTAGTTCCTATGACAGAACCAAGAACTAAACTTATGATAAATAAAACAGGATAGTGGCTTTTTCCCATATTGGATATAATGGAGTTAAAACCTATACCACAAGCAGCAAGTCCACAAGCATTGAGCATAGCTTCTTCATATTTTTTTGGAATCCCTTTTTTTACTAATCCACCTATTGTACACCCTATTATTATAGCACTAGTATTGACAATTGCCCCCAACATATTGAATCTCTCCTTATAAATTAGATAGTAAAAGTTTTAAGAAATTATACATTTTATCAAAAGATTCTAAGTTCATAGCTTCATCTGGAGTATGGGCATTTTTACAATCAGGACCTAGAGTTATAATATCTAGTTCTGGAATTAAAGCTTTGAATATTCCACACTCTAATCCACCATGAGTGGCTAAAACTTGAATATCTTTTTGATAAAAATCTTTATATAGAGTTTTTAATCTCTCTCTAAATTCAGATACAGGAGAGTATTCCCAAGCTGAGAAATGAGCATCTACTACATAGGAAACATTAAACAGTTGAGAAAGGAATTTAAGATTTTCCATTCCCTCTTGATTATATGATTCTAAAGCACCACGAAGAGATACAGTAAATTTTATTTTATTTTCTTTTGTAGTTATTACTCCAAGATTTTGAGAGGCTGTTGTAAGATTTTCAAAAGCTAAACTTCTATGTTGTAATCCACTTGGAATAAGATATAGCACATTGATAATCTCATCGCTCTCTTTTTTAGTGATAATTTTTTCACTATTACTTTTTAGTAGAGAGATATATACACCATTGTCAGAAAATTCTAACTCTTTTTTAACTTCCTTTTCTATATTTTTAACTAGTTCATCTATTGTTTCAAAATTTTCAGCACAAGAGAAAGTGGCAAAAGCTTCCCTTGGAATAGCATTCATTTTAGAACCACCATCTATATTTACAAGGTTGATTCCAAAGTTTTTATTTAAATGGTAAAGGATTCTAGTAACTATTTTTATAGAGTTTCCTTTCTCTAGGTGGATTTGTCCTCCAGAGTGCCCCCCTGACAATCCTTTTACTTCTATCTTATATGTAGGTAAGGAGTTTTTTTCATAAGTGATAGATTTTGTAAAGGTAGAGATAAGAGCTCCAGCACAAGATACATAAGTATTAGACTCACTACCATTATCAAGGTTTATAAATTTTTTTCCAGAAAAATACTCTTTTTTTAAATTGATAGCTCCAAATAATCCAACTTCTTCTTGAACTGTAAATACACACTCAAGAGCTGGATGAGCTATATCTTTTTCTGTAAGTAGAGCTAGCATATATGCTACTCCATATCCATCATCTGCTCCTAAAGTTGTTCCTTTAGCTTTTACCCAACCATCTTCTACTTGAAGAGAAAGAGAATCAGTTTCAAAATTATGGTTACAATCTATATTTTTTTCACATACCATATCAATATGAGCTTGTAATATTATAGTAGCATGATTTTCGTATCCAGAAGAGGCAGGTTTATATACAATTACATTTCCCATCTCATCTTGAATATATTTGTACCCTAACTCTTTAGCTATATTTACAATATAGTTACTAAGTTGTTGTTCATTATAAGAACCATGAGGTATTTTAGAAATTTCCTCAAAATATTTTTGATGTAATAA
Above is a window of Fusobacterium mortiferum ATCC 9817 DNA encoding:
- a CDS encoding alpha/beta hydrolase, producing the protein MILKENIYIESFKLHRTLHIYLPDDIQPDERFPVIYMFDGHNLFNDSDATYGKSWGIKDALDTHNQRIIVVGLECNHEGNMRLCEFSPYSFKDKFFGEVTGLGKTTIEWICETLKPYIDEKFPTKPEREYTAIGGSSMGGLMSVYGLAARSDIFSMGICVSPFYEHVFKKLVDDISKFKIHKKTKAYISWGRYEFHTKKQLAVGTEKNMIVTRIFSQKGVTVYPHMMVEGAHNEESWEKETFAWLYELGLYKKHR
- a CDS encoding DUF554 domain-containing protein, encoding MLGAIVNTSAIIIGCTIGGLVKKGIPKKYEEAMLNACGLAACGIGFNSIISNMGKSHYPVLFIISLVLGSVIGTKLDLDTKLQNIMKKYTKGNLGEGIVTAALLFCIGSLSIVGSVMAALKNDYTFLFTNASLDFVTSIIFSSTYGIGIIVVALILFCWQGSIYVLTRYVCLDFFSEDLIVELCIVGGFLITATGLGILKIKNIKTLDILPAILIPVIFFIIKRFI
- the pepD gene encoding beta-Ala-His dipeptidase, with protein sequence MNYVLNKDLLHQKYFEEISKIPHGSYNEQQLSNYIVNIAKELGYKYIQDEMGNVIVYKPASSGYENHATIILQAHIDMVCEKNIDCNHNFETDSLSLQVEDGWVKAKGTTLGADDGYGVAYMLALLTEKDIAHPALECVFTVQEEVGLFGAINLKKEYFSGKKFINLDNGSESNTYVSCAGALISTFTKSITYEKNSLPTYKIEVKGLSGGHSGGQIHLEKGNSIKIVTRILYHLNKNFGINLVNIDGGSKMNAIPREAFATFSCAENFETIDELVKNIEKEVKKELEFSDNGVYISLLKSNSEKIITKKESDEIINVLYLIPSGLQHRSLAFENLTTASQNLGVITTKENKIKFTVSLRGALESYNQEGMENLKFLSQLFNVSYVVDAHFSAWEYSPVSEFRERLKTLYKDFYQKDIQVLATHGGLECGIFKALIPELDIITLGPDCKNAHTPDEAMNLESFDKMYNFLKLLLSNL